The Stomoxys calcitrans chromosome 3, idStoCalc2.1, whole genome shotgun sequence genome includes a region encoding these proteins:
- the LOC106080483 gene encoding uncharacterized protein LOC106080483, which translates to MNHLAAAFLIYLHIMDFGSASKPEPYCIHNITEYTYVNVTKTRQVVVQKPWYNKLGKTKTKLEEYTDTEARPHITPLRVCCEGYKMSELHLCEPQCVEGCPKNSKCVEPEVCKCLPGYFSSFSKEEGVKHYCEAICEKPCGENCQCIRPNECECASREKSSEEFSTPEIESETEISIDSGTEESDQLLSSEEPLESSTWNSVGSDSSDMSDNECPDDFVLYRGQCQPLKFAIDEIDCRVEPCADPQAICHDNGTCTCREGFRMLKKASQQTQLDGGEVTSRQIVKSLCLTSEDYQLLMAIPPEDSITMQEVDVTEATDGVAIFFIVLGVLTMTGALIFLGLRLARANSGRMEVEGKQLECAYDSRGCRISDAEKSVI; encoded by the exons ATGAATCACCTGGCTGCAGCATTCCTTATCTATCTTCATATCATGGACTTTGGCAGCGCCTCGAAACCTGAGCCCTATTGTATTCATAACATAACCGAATATACGTATGTAAATGTCACTAAGACCCGTCAGGTTGTTGTCCAAAAGCCTTGGTATAACAAACTGGGTAAGACGAAAACCAAGTTGGAAGAATACACGGACACGGAGGCAAGGCCACATATTACCCCCTTAAGGGTGTGTTGTGAAGGCTATAAAATGTCAGAGCTGCATTTATGTGAACCCCAATGTGTGGAGGGTTgccccaaaaattccaaatgtgTGGAACCCGAGGTCTGCAAATGCTTACCGGGATACTTTTCCTCATTCTCCAAGGAGGAGGGTGTTAAACATTATTGTGAGGCAATTTGCGAGAAACCTTGTGGTGAGAATTGTCAATGCATAAGGCCAAATGAATGTGAATGTGCGTCAAGAGAAAAAAGTAGTGAAGAGTTTAGTACGCCAGAAATCGAATCGGAAACAGAAATATCAATTGACAGTGGCACAGAAGAGAGCGATCAGCTTTTATCCTCTGAGGAGCCTTTAGAGAGTTCTACTTGGAACAGTGTTGGCAGTGATAGTTCTGATATGAGCGACAACGAATGTCCCGATGATTTTGTGCTTTATCGTGGTCAGTGTCAACCTTTGAAATTTGCCATAGATGAAATTGATTGTCGTGTGGAGCCTTGTGCCGATCCCCAGGCTATTTGCCATGACAATGGCACCTGCACTTGCCGCGAAGGCTTTAGAATGCTAAAGAAAGCCTCACAACAAACCCAGCTGGATGGTGGTGAAGTCACCAGCAGGCAAATTGTAAAGTCCTTGTGTCTAACCTCGGAAGACTATCAACTTTTAATGGCCATACCTCCAGAAGATAGCATCACCATGCAGGAGGTCGACGTAACTGAGGCAACAGATGGTGTGGCCATATTTTTCATTGTATTGGGTGTTTTGACAATGACGGGAGCCTTAATTTTTTTGGGCTTACGATTGGCGAGGGCCAACTCGGGACGCATGGAAGTGGAAG gcaaacaattgGAATGCGCTTATGACAGCCGAGGATGCCGCATATCGGATGCAGAGAAATCAGTTATTTAG